The following are from one region of the Capsicum annuum cultivar UCD-10X-F1 chromosome 1, UCD10Xv1.1, whole genome shotgun sequence genome:
- the LOC124897726 gene encoding uncharacterized protein LOC124897726: protein MTLVLRYVDKKGEVIERFVGVIHVSDASAQSLKKSVCSFLSDHSLSTSQIRGQGYDGAITNVLNIVRASYKRRNLIIFGKVHTRRGLNQERGLQRPCDTRWGSHYKTLENFIDIFQSILYVLGFAARKYPNYLDKLTAETLENTIKGFDFSFKLHLILKVLMIANHLNSSLQKMDQDIVNALELLNTAK from the exons ATGACACTTGTTCTGCGATATGTTGACAAAAAAGGTGAAGTAATAGAGCGATTTGTTGGTGTTATCCATGTTAGTGATGCATCTGCACAATCATTGAAGAAGTCAGTCTGTTCTTTTCTTTCAGATCACTCTCTAAGTACGTCCCAAATCCGTGGACAAGGTTATGATGGTGCAA ttaCTAATGTGTTGAATATTGTTAGAGCATCTTATAAGCGCAGGAATTTGATCATTTTTGGTAAAGTGCACACAAGACGGGGATTAAATCAAGAACGTGGACTTCAACGACCATGTGACACTCGTTGGGGTTCTCACTATAAGACATTAGAGAACTTTATTGACATATTTCAATCAATTCTTTATGTGCTTGGATTTGCTGCACGTAAGTACCCAAATTATCTTGACAAACTTACAGCCGAAACTCTTGAGAATACGATTAAGGGGTTTGATTTCTCTTTTAAGCTACACTTGATATTGAAAGTTCTAATGATAGCAAATCATTTGAACTCCTCGTTACAAAAAATGGATCAAGATATTGTCAATGCTCTGGAACTACTCAATACTGCAAAATAA